In one Diabrotica virgifera virgifera chromosome 7, PGI_DIABVI_V3a genomic region, the following are encoded:
- the LOC126887996 gene encoding uncharacterized protein LOC126887996, translated as MCAFKAEHLLVDELDYELKIRDIMPEESTTVDKKRNLLRGALKQEAGNRSFLQISAVSLPFEEQQKGITETLDSLSKKIEKFRGTVKDTEYARLTSRLGHISARVHLLHCPSEEQEPFKRSVSLKILTLEGELDSRVNPIATSTPNASVNVPSFTYSKPVQVHKWGISFSGEKQHTDVMSFLERVECLRISRGVSEEDLFAASAELFTGTAFTWFMNNRGNFSCWSDLIKKLKSDFLPYSFQDDLLDQIKNHKQKPGESVTMFINTILGMCSRLDTPLSDLAKIKIILKCLLPFYHQQLALMDIQNIDDLTIKCKRLEETLSWSSQPPSTSRSSSNSSSQPTSFRQRSWLNKGHEHNVSVVSSLVCWNCDQPGHPFYNCGIPQNRIFCHGCGRENTLKRNCSKCSGNDTSEVRPLNVSPSNIQSGNQTPSSNETAGPSTSSNPNPSSRKGKGVSFKKAAHTTKQN; from the coding sequence atgtgtgcttttaaagctgaacatcttctggtggatgaattggattatgaattaaagattcgggacataatgccagaggagtcgacaactgtcgataaaaaacgcaatcttttgagaggtgctttgaaacaagaagctggcaatagaagttttctccaaatttcagctgtatcccttccttttgaggaacaacaaaaaggaatcactgaaacattggacagcttgtctaaaaaaatcgaaaagtttaggggaactgtaaaggatacagagtatgcgcgattaacatctcgtctaggccatatttctgcccgtgtacacttgctacactgtccttctgaagaacaggaaccgttcaagaggtctgtttctcttaaaatattaacactagagggtgaacttgattctagagttaaccccattgctacctctactcctaatgcttcagtcaatgtacctagctttacgtactccaaacctgttcaagtacacaaatggggtatttcattttcaggtgaaaaacagcacactgatgtgatgtcatttttagaaagggttgaatgtcttcgaatatctagaggtgtttctgaagaggatttgtttgctgcttctgctgagttgttcaccgggaccgcttttacatggtttatgaataacaggggtaatttttcttgttggtctgatctgattaaaaagttgaagtcggattttcttccgtattcattccaggatgatttattagatcaaattaagaatcataagcagaaacctggggaatctgttactatgtttattaatactatattaggtatgtgtagtcgtttagacactcctttgtcagatttagctaaaattaaaatcatccttaaatgtctattgcccttttatcatcaacaattagctcttatggacattcagaacattgatgaccttactataaaatgcaaacgtttggaggaaacgttatcctggtcttctcaacctccatccacatctcgatcctcttctaactcttcttctcagccaacttcctttaggcaacgttcttggctaaataagggtcatgaacataatgtttcggttgttagttctcttgtctgctggaattgtgatcagcctggtcacccattttacaattgtgggattcctcaaaatcgtattttctgccatggttgtggccgagagaacacccttaaaagaaactgttctaagtgttcgggaaacgacacgtcggaggtccgtcccctgaacgtttctccgtccaacatccaatcagggaatcaaaccccatcgtcaaacgaaactgctggaccaagcacatccagcaacccaaacccatcttcacgaaaagggaaaggggtgtcgttcaagaaagcagcacacaccacaaaacaaaattaa